The candidate division KSB1 bacterium DNA segment GCTTCGTCCTGGTGCTCATGATGTTTTTGACCATGCCGTTTTTTGGTGAAAATGTAGATTACGATACAGCCGAGTGGCTGGGATACATTAGTATGATAGTTGCTCTATCGACAATTTTTATTGGCATTAAATCCTACCGGGATAAAGAGTCGGCGGGTATTATCAGTTTTGGCAAGGCTTTTAAGGTCGGGTTATTTATCACATTGGTCGCGTCCACATTTTATGTCGCCGGCTGGATGCTTTATGTCAATACTTCCGGTACAAATTTTATGGATGACTACTATGAGCACAGTGTCGAGAAAATCAGAAGTAGCGGCGACTCTGAAACTGCAATTCAGGCAAAAATTGCGGATATGGAAAAGTGGCGGGAATTGTACAAGAACCCCTTAATCCAGATTGGCGTTACGTTTATCGAAATATTTCCCGTGGGTTTGTTGATTACAATCATTAGCGCTACCATCTTGAAAAAGAAGCAAGAAAAAACCGCATAACTACGAAGATACGAGGAGCACAACGATAGGATTCAATACTATATTATCTTCTGGGATCTACTGTGCCTTTGTGTTAAAAAAAAGTCCAGCTATTGAACAAGGTTCGTGTCGTATAAATTATCAAACCAAAGGAGTATTTTATGGAATTAGGTGCATTTTCAATAAGCCTTGCAGTAAAAGAACTCGAGAAATCTAAAATCTTTTATGAAAAATTAGGCTTCAAAGTTTTTGCTGGCGACCCATCACAAAATTGGCTCATCATGAAAAATGGTGATCATAGTATCGGCTTATTTCAAGGTATGTTTGAGACCAATATTTTAACTTTCAATCCTGGTTGGGACAAAGACTGTAAAAAACTTGAATCATTTACTGATGTTCGAGAACTCCATAAAAAGTTTAAGTCTGAAGGAATAGAAATCTCAAGTGAGTCGATTACAAATGAAACTGGCCCGTCAAATTTCTCAGTTATTGATCCAGATGGTAATTCAATATTGATAGATCAACATGTTTAAAAGCACTAAAAAGCATTGCAGCGGACAAGCCGCTGAATGCGGCGTTATTTCTGAAAGGAAATGAATGTGGCTTCGTTCTTAGATTCATTGGACCCGGAGGACCGGGTCAATGTTGAAAAATATAGAACTGAGATTCTAAAGATTGACACCAAAGTCAAAGAAAAAGTGTCCAAAATTATGAGTATTGAAAATGCTCTTGTCTATGAACAGGACGGCGTTTTTAAATACGGATTGGCAAAGACAAAGCACCACTATACGTTTCATTCGATGGTCATGTATGGCAACGAAGACATTCTGAAATTTGTTAAACAAAACATGAAGGGCGCAAAAATCCAGAAAGGGTGCGTTAATTTTAAATCGTTTAGCGACTTCCCCATTGACCTGTTCAGGGAGTTGATGGGTCTGTCTGCGGAAAAAGATTTTACGCCGGTCATTGAACATTATCAAAAGAAGAAGAAATGAAAATATTTCGCTGGGCATCAGGCATCATCCTGGATTGATAGCTATAACGCAACAAAGCAAAAGCTGAGTACTTTACACACAGGGGCTAATCCCGGAACTTTATTCGAAAGAAGAATTAATCTAAAGAAAACCTTATTAATATACGGCTCAGATAAAAAAATTTGATTTTTTTTTAACCTTTTTGGGATTTCGACTGTCTAATTATATAGAAGAAAGAGAAATAAAAGAATGACGACAAACAATACTCAAAAATTATCAAAAGAAAAGCTTAGAATCCAGGACTTCAGCTCCTCCTTTGCGCTAAAGGAAAAAATTCGAGCACTGATGACTGAGCGCAAATCAGAACATTGGGACTTGTGCGGTATGAAAAGCGCCGGGGAATATTTGTCGTTGACTTTTTGTAAATGAGTTATATATAGATACGCGACTAAGGTTCGTTATAGAATCTAGGTCGCTTTTTGCCTCCTCCTCAAAGAGGCGGTTGTGTTGGTTGCTTCAGCAGAATCGCCTCTTTTTCTATTATTAGTAGTATTAAATGCTCCATAAGTAAGTGCTGCTATCGGTTCGATTCCCACACGCCCCCGTTCTCTTAAACCAGTATTTTTTAAGTATTTTTTCGTAACTCATTTATATTAATTGTTTTAGTTTGTTCACTAGGAAATTCTCCCTTAAATTCCTCACCACAAAACACACACTTTCTTTTAACAGAATCTACATAAGCATCGCAACCTGATAATATTGTATCTTTATCCATACCCAATGATTGAACATAATCCGAATGAGATACTTTACAATTCTTATGAAGATAAACATCCCGATAAAGCCAAGTTCCAACATAAAGTAATTTCATATTCATTTTGTTAAATACATTGTTCTAGTTTACGTTATTTAACCTATAGAAATAAACTTCGCTTAGGTTTGATACAAAAGCTTGACATCATAACCACGATTCTTATCTTGACTCCAGAACAGGCAATCGGTTTTTGATATTTACAAAGAGGAATACAGACAGTCATCGGCTAATAAGAGCTTTACTTTAGAGGAAGGTAGTCCAGACTATGGTAAGGTTATAGTGGATTACATGATGCGCAGCAGGACTTATTTACTAAAATTCAAATTTTCCGGCTGATCAGTTTTTGGTAAAGGAGAAGATTGTATTAACTATTCAAAATCAACAGTTAATAGATTACTAAGTTGATAATATAACCTTAATCAAATATACCGAGCCTTTGGAAATTTATATTATTTTTTGTGTGCTGAAGTCTCCTGCCAAAAGGTGAACAAGGGAGAAGTTCCCCGAGAGAGCTCAAAAAGTGCTCTAATTTGGAGCCTGAAGTTTCCTTTGGGGGCTGATTTCAAACTTAATGGTTCGAAAACCGTCATACACGCCCCGCTATTTTTTCCAACATTTCCCCACTCTAATAAACCTAACGTTGGTTAGGACTCTCGGTAATGAATCTACTTTGGATTGGCTGATTTAAAATTGCCCCCCGCTGATTTTTACAATACCCGGTTCACGGGAATAATATTTCAGTAGCGCTTGTTTTAAAAAGTTGACATTTCTAAAGTAAAGATTTCAATCATTTTTATTAATCATTATTTAACCTAATTCAGGAGGGCATCATGCCAAAAACAAGAAGTATTCTCGTTGTGCTCATCGTAATGATGGTATCTGTTAGTGCATTGTTTGTGTTTGCACAAGAGAAAAAAGAAAAACCGAAAACCGAGGTAATTGAGGGAACTTTGGTGGACCTGAAGTGTTATGCTGCCGGGGGATTTCTCACTAATGACCATGGCGAAATGGAAAACTGTGGCACCATGTGCGCAAAAGGCGGTTTGCCGGTTGCAATCGTTGACAAGGACAAAAATATACACTTTCTGGCAGTCCCGGCCCCGGCGTATGCCGACTGGGTGGGCGAACAAATGCGTTTAACCGGCACACACGGTAAAAACGCACATGCCGCCTTTATACCGGAGAAAATAGAAATGAAAGATGGCGACAAATGGGTGGAAAAGAAGACGGCGAAGACTATGATGTAAGTTTGAGTTGTTAGTTTGCAAAATAAAAGGGAGAGTCAACAGGCTCTCCCTTTTTTATTTGTGCGCCCGGCATGGCGCAATCACTTGGAGGTGTAAGTCCTCTACTGGCCCGACAATGGGAACAGTTAGCCCACGGCAAGAGCCTGCCCCGCACTTGTTGCGGGGGTGTCTATTGCAAGGTGGAATCTGAAGGAAGCTGTAGGCAAAAAGCTGGCTGTAACCTGCCCTGAGCTTGCCGAAGTCAACAGGAACCCCATATGAGGCGTGCATGTTTGGATGAGAGTGCAAATAGACTCAAAGTCCTATATACTTGGTACGGAAGACATGTTCGTAGATGCTGCAAGCATAAGGCTTACCCGGGGAGGTCTGACGTTCAGCCTTTGTGGTCCTATCATCTCGAGGTGATAGGATGGGGCGCCAGAAGACAGCCGAGGGCCTGGTAGGCTTGTTCCTCAGAGCCGAAGGCCTGAACCTGAGTTATGGAACAGGAGGCTTAATTTTCGATGACTATGGAGAAGCAGAAGATGTCCGCTGAGAAGCGGTGTGCCTCTTTAGAGGGTAGAGGGCGGAACTGGTGAGAGTTACAGAGCAGGTGCTTCAAGAGTCACGGCAAATCAAGAGAATTCCAGACAATGAAAAAACTCGTACCACGCAATTTGAACCTCCCTTTGCAGGTTAGTCCTTTTACTTTTCCAACTCCGCCAATTTTCCCACATCACGCCACGAATTTTCATGAGTCCGAAATGCCATTATTCGCTCGCCAGCGCTGATAAGCCGCATATAACTGGTGATGATTGAGAAAACTCCGTCTTCCGTTATCTTTTCAAAGATATCGGCTGAAACAACATGAATTCCACAAAAACCCAAATCTTGAGATTTTCCCTTCGGAGCTCGTGACACAACTTCTTTGTTTACATGTAAGGATTTCCAGCCGCAAAGCAGATTCTCCTCATCGAAGATTAAAAAACGTTTGGTTTCTCTTTCATTGACTGCAAGTGTGGCCAGACACTTATTTTGTAAATGATGTTCGAACATTTTTTCCAAATTGATGTTGCTGAGAATATCTACATTATGAATGATAAACGGCTGACCGTCGTCAAAAAACCAGGCTGCTTTCTTTAGACCGCCCCCGGTATCCAACAAAAGCGTTTCTTCAAAAGAAAACTCGATGCGAATCCCAAAGTTGTTTTTCTCCCGGACAAAGTCTCTGATCTGGTCGGGGAAATGGTGCAGATTAACGATAACTTCTGAGACACCCGCAGCAATCAAACGGTTGATAACTGTTTCCAAAAGAGGCACACCATTGATTTCTACTAAGGCTTTCGGTTTGGTGTTGGTAATCGGTCGGAGACGAGTGCCGAGACCGGCAGCGAAGATCATTGCTTTCATTAATTCAGCCTTTCCAACTCTCGATGTCTGAGGTCAACTTTTACCGAGTACTTTTCACGTAAGTATTTTACCAGCATGTTCGCGCAATAAACAGAGCGGTGTTGCCCTCCGGTGCAGCCAAATGCAACCGACAGGTGACTAAAATTTCGCTCACGGTAATTTTCGATGACGGGAGAAATCAAATCTTTGACGTGGGTCAAA contains these protein-coding regions:
- a CDS encoding DUF4199 domain-containing protein, yielding MRRYALIFGSIAGFVLVLMMFLTMPFFGENVDYDTAEWLGYISMIVALSTIFIGIKSYRDKESAGIISFGKAFKVGLFITLVASTFYVAGWMLYVNTSGTNFMDDYYEHSVEKIRSSGDSETAIQAKIADMEKWRELYKNPLIQIGVTFIEIFPVGLLITIISATILKKKQEKTA
- a CDS encoding VOC family protein; translation: MELGAFSISLAVKELEKSKIFYEKLGFKVFAGDPSQNWLIMKNGDHSIGLFQGMFETNILTFNPGWDKDCKKLESFTDVRELHKKFKSEGIEISSESITNETGPSNFSVIDPDGNSILIDQHV
- a CDS encoding nucleotidyltransferase family protein; amino-acid sequence: MKAMIFAAGLGTRLRPITNTKPKALVEINGVPLLETVINRLIAAGVSEVIVNLHHFPDQIRDFVREKNNFGIRIEFSFEETLLLDTGGGLKKAAWFFDDGQPFIIHNVDILSNINLEKMFEHHLQNKCLATLAVNERETKRFLIFDEENLLCGWKSLHVNKEVVSRAPKGKSQDLGFCGIHVVSADIFEKITEDGVFSIITSYMRLISAGERIMAFRTHENSWRDVGKLAELEK